One window of Chryseobacterium culicis genomic DNA carries:
- a CDS encoding AraC family transcriptional regulator: protein MKIQKEIIEFEKGKSFKLFAPSLKNCFFWHYHPEIELVYVEAVNGIRHVGKNISGFTDSDLLLIGSNVPHLNFDYGIQTECKQLVLQMRESFLQDIILPVPEFENIKTLLERSYLGLSFFGETKNTVVEKLQIIKDKNAFESLVGLIEILQILANSTEVKELNKEDTRIKWFLNDKIRMGTIYDYIHENYDRKPNVNEVAKVVSLSTPAFCRYFKKQTNMTFTDFVNNYRINQAKIFLLKDQSVTEVCFQVGFESLSYFNKLFKQHTGETPSEFKKKHFRPIEINGRIGVITKETACNK, encoded by the coding sequence ATGAAAATCCAGAAAGAAATTATTGAATTTGAAAAAGGGAAATCATTCAAGCTATTTGCCCCTTCGCTTAAGAACTGTTTTTTCTGGCATTATCATCCGGAAATCGAATTGGTATATGTAGAAGCAGTGAATGGAATCCGGCATGTTGGAAAAAATATTTCAGGCTTTACAGACAGTGATCTTTTACTGATTGGTTCCAATGTTCCCCACCTTAATTTTGATTATGGTATTCAGACCGAATGCAAACAGCTTGTCTTGCAGATGCGGGAAAGCTTCCTTCAGGATATTATCCTTCCCGTTCCCGAATTTGAAAATATCAAAACCCTTTTAGAACGTTCCTATCTTGGGCTTTCATTTTTCGGAGAGACCAAAAATACAGTGGTTGAAAAACTACAGATTATTAAAGATAAAAATGCTTTTGAATCTTTGGTTGGATTGATTGAGATTCTACAAATTCTTGCCAATTCCACTGAGGTAAAAGAACTGAATAAAGAAGATACCCGAATTAAATGGTTTTTGAATGATAAAATCAGAATGGGAACCATCTACGACTATATCCACGAAAATTATGACCGAAAACCCAATGTTAATGAAGTAGCCAAAGTGGTAAGCCTAAGTACTCCTGCTTTCTGCCGGTATTTTAAAAAGCAGACCAATATGACCTTTACTGATTTTGTCAACAATTACAGAATCAATCAGGCTAAAATATTCCTGCTGAAAGATCAGTCTGTGACGGAAGTCTGTTTTCAGGTAGGCTTTGAAAGTCTATCCTATTTCAATAAATTATTCAAACAACACACGGGAGAAACCCCTTCAGAATTCAAAAAGAAACATTTCAGACCTATAGAAATTAATGGCCGCATTGGAGTGATTACCAAGGAGACGGCTTGTAATAAATAG
- a CDS encoding MFS transporter — protein MKIDKRIIPLAIGGLGIGTTEFTVMGLLPDIAKTLQITIPQAGHLISAYAMGVVIGAPILIGYSVKFPPKKVLMVFMILFTLFNGLSAIAPGYNSMLAIRFLSGLPHGAFFGVGTVVASRMAGKGKEAFYISMMFTGLTVANLAMVPLVTYIGHTFHWRLYFAIVAVIGLFAILFLKLWLPPMESNQNTHFMEELKFLKNKQSWLVLAITAIGFGGLFTWLSYITPLMTVVAGIKSSQMAYVMVLAGAGMVVGNLVGGIVSDKLGPEKTCALLIFLMMISLGGVFFLAEHQNIALILTFMCGALSMSIASPINIMMMKAAPKSEMMAAAFMQAGFNIANAMGAFLGGIPLEYGYSFNYPSLVGVGMTFIGVVVSVRYMYLYGSGTQDEENVVTECVSCDK, from the coding sequence ATGAAGATTGATAAAAGAATAATACCACTGGCTATAGGTGGTTTAGGGATAGGAACTACGGAATTTACCGTAATGGGACTGTTGCCGGATATTGCGAAAACATTGCAGATCACTATTCCGCAAGCCGGACATTTGATTTCTGCTTATGCCATGGGAGTGGTTATTGGAGCTCCCATTCTGATTGGATACTCTGTGAAATTTCCACCGAAAAAAGTTTTGATGGTTTTTATGATCCTTTTTACCCTGTTTAATGGCCTTTCCGCTATTGCTCCGGGTTACAACAGTATGCTGGCCATAAGATTTCTATCAGGGCTTCCTCACGGAGCATTCTTCGGAGTAGGAACTGTTGTTGCATCAAGAATGGCGGGAAAAGGAAAAGAAGCCTTTTATATATCGATGATGTTTACAGGGCTCACAGTCGCCAATTTGGCAATGGTACCTCTGGTCACCTATATAGGGCATACTTTCCACTGGAGGCTGTACTTTGCTATTGTAGCAGTGATTGGGCTTTTTGCTATTTTGTTTTTAAAACTGTGGCTTCCGCCCATGGAATCAAACCAGAATACCCACTTCATGGAAGAGTTGAAATTCCTTAAAAATAAACAATCGTGGCTGGTACTGGCGATTACAGCAATTGGATTTGGAGGGCTTTTCACATGGTTAAGTTATATAACACCTTTAATGACGGTAGTGGCAGGAATCAAGAGCAGCCAAATGGCCTATGTAATGGTGCTGGCAGGAGCTGGAATGGTAGTTGGAAATCTGGTTGGAGGGATTGTTTCAGATAAATTGGGACCGGAGAAAACCTGTGCATTGTTGATTTTCCTGATGATGATTTCTCTTGGAGGAGTTTTCTTCCTTGCTGAGCATCAGAATATTGCACTTATATTGACCTTTATGTGTGGTGCTTTATCAATGTCTATTGCATCGCCCATCAATATTATGATGATGAAAGCTGCTCCGAAAAGTGAAATGATGGCTGCTGCTTTTATGCAGGCTGGTTTTAATATTGCCAATGCTATGGGAGCTTTCCTTGGTGGAATTCCTCTAGAATATGGTTATTCATTCAACTATCCATCGCTGGTAGGAGTGGGGATGACCTTTATAGGGGTCGTTGTAAGTGTAAGGTACATGTATCTGTATGGTTCGGGAACTCAAGATGAAGAGAACGTGGTTACAGAATGTGTATCATGCGATAAATAA
- a CDS encoding STAS/SEC14 domain-containing protein, translating into MITIIPEAPENVAAFNATGEVTKEDFERLVIPRVKEKVEQFGELNYLLYLDTDLDNFTVGAWLEDLLLGLKNLTNWNRSAIVTDKEGIRDFTSIFSVLMPGEFKSFPKENLYNALYWCKNGDEVEA; encoded by the coding sequence ATGATAACAATTATTCCAGAAGCTCCGGAGAATGTTGCAGCATTTAATGCAACGGGAGAAGTAACGAAAGAGGATTTTGAAAGATTGGTAATTCCGCGTGTGAAAGAGAAGGTAGAGCAATTCGGTGAACTGAATTATTTATTGTATTTGGATACCGATCTGGATAATTTTACGGTAGGAGCATGGCTTGAAGATTTGCTGTTAGGATTAAAGAATCTTACCAACTGGAATCGCTCAGCTATTGTTACAGATAAGGAAGGAATACGTGATTTTACCAGTATCTTCAGTGTTCTGATGCCGGGAGAGTTTAAGTCTTTTCCGAAAGAAAATTTATACAATGCCCTCTACTGGTGCAAAAACGGAGATGAAGTAGAGGCATAA